The DNA segment AtctttgatttcaaggtcaaattcttgcagaaATAAAATCCACCagatcaaccttggttttgcttctttCTTATTCAAGAGGTGCCTAATGGCATTATGGTCTGTGTAGATGACAACTTTGGAGCCAACCAagtaagatctgaacttgtcaACTACAAACACAACAACTAAAAATTCTTTTTCTGTGGTTGCGTAGTTGACTTGTGCATCATCAAGTGTTTTActggcatagtaaatggcatgaaCTTTCTTGTCCTTTCTTTGTCCAAGCACTGCCCCTACTGTGTAATCACTTACATCGCACATTATCTctaatggtagctcccaatctggTGGTTGCATTATTAGTGCTGAGATAAGGGCTTTTTTTATCCTACAAAAGGAAATAGGGCAACTTTCATCAAAGTCAAAGGGAACATTTTGATTTAACAAATTGGttaatggcttagctattttggagaagtccttaatgaatcttctgtagaagcctgtatgccccaaaaagcttcgcacttccTTGACTGATGAAGGTTGTGTCATTTTTTCAATGATCTCTATTTTTTCCTTGTCCACTTCTATCCCTCTTTCTGAAACTAGGTGCCTAAGGACTATGCCCTTTTTTACCATGAaatagcatttttcccaattaAGAACTAGATTTGGTTCTTCACATCTTTGAAGCACTTTAGACATATTAGTTAAGCATTCATCAAAGCTAGTTCCATAGATAGAAAAGTCATTCATAAAAACTtccattatatttttaatataatcagaaaaaatggccatcatgcatctttgaaaagttGCAAGggtattacaaagaccaaaaggcatcctTCTATATGCAAATATTCTATAAGGGTAAGTGAATGTAGTCTTTTCTTAGTCTTTAGGGTGAAGGGGCATTTGGAAGAATctagaatacccatctagataatagaAATAGGAATGTTTAGCCagcctctctaacatttgatctataaatggaagaggaaaatggtctttcctggtggcactattcaattttctataatcaatgcacattcgccaattagtgactaccctagtagggatcaaTTCATTATTGTCATTTTTTACCACAGTTGTCCCACCCTTTTTAGGCCCTACATGCATTGGACTGACCCATTTGCTATCAGAtattgggtatataatacctgcgtctaatagttttaaaatttctttttgcATTATCTCTTTCATGTTAGGGCTTAGTCTCCTTTAGTGTTCAATGGTGGGTTTACTGTTCTCTTCCATAGGTATTCTATACATACAAATAGAAGGTTTGATTCCCTTAAGATTTTTTATGGTGTACCCTATAGActtgctatgggtcctaagttTCCCTAAGAGTTTTTCCTCTTCTACAGAAATCAGACTAGCATTTAAAATGACAGGATGTTTGGAATTAGAGTCCAAGAATGCATACCTCAATGTAGAAAGAAGAGGTTGTAATTTTACCTATTTTGTTTCTTCTTGAAGGCTGTTCTTAGGTTGCTCATCCTGCAGATTTTCTACCATAAGTGCTTGGGCAAAAGGTAGAGGTGGATTTATCTCAAAAGATTTTGCATATGCTACAATTTCCTTGGTTTCATTCTCCATTGTGTGGCCATGCACTATACAAGCTTCAAGAGAGTCTTCAGGATATCTCTTTTGAAATTCTTCCTCCACTAGCTTGTTTGTGATGTTAACCTTTAAACATTTATCAGGTTTAGACTTTTGCTTCATTGCTTGGAATAGCTTGAATTTTACCTATTCATCCCCCATTTTGAGAGTTAGACGCCCATTTTTTATGTCTATGATTGCTCCAGCAgttgccaagaaaggtcttccTAATATTATGGGAATTTggacatcctcctccatctccaggATAATAAAATCTACTGGAATGAAAAATTTTCCCACCTTGATGGGGATGTTTTCTAGGATGCCAACTGGGTACTTAACTGATCTGTTTGCTAATTGCAAGGAAATGGTAATTGGTCTCAATTCTCCCACATTCAGCTTTTCACATATGCACAAGGGCATTAGGCTCACGCTGGCTCTAAGGTCACAGAGGGCTTTGTCAATATTCATATTGCCAATCAAGCATGGCATGGAGAAGCTTCCAGGATCTTTTAATTTTGAAGGCAGCTTGTTCTGTAGGatggcactacattcttctgttagAGCAACTGTCTCATAGTTTTTTAGTCTCTTTTTCTTGGAAAGGATTTCCTTTAGAAATTTTATATAGGAGGGCATCTGAGATAACACTTCTATAAAAGGAATACTGATATAGAGCTTCTATAAAACCTCTAAAAATTTCCAAAAATGCTTGTCCAATTTAGCTTTCTGGAATCTTTGAGGAAAAGGTAAGGGGGGCTGGTAAGGTTCTGAcagtttctttttcttcttttccccttcttcttttctttccttcttgaaCGTCAGGATTTCCAGGAgtattttccttttgtttttgctTTTCTTTTGGTTCTTGTAAtattctcccactcctcaatgtgACAGCTTTGCAATATTCTTTGGGATTCATCTCAAGTTAACTAGGTAATTTTCCACCTTGTTTACTTGAAGAACTAGCCTACTGAATGATCTGATTTTCAAGCATTTTATCATGGGTGGCCAGTTGATCCACTCTAAAAGTTAGTTGCTTGATCATCTCATTTTGTTGTTGCTGTGCTGCTAAAAAGCTCTCCATCATGAACTCCATAGTCAACTTTGATTCTGCCTGTTGAGGTTGAAAGAGTGGTGGTTGTTACTGCATCAAATTTTATCCTCTGTTCTAGAAACCTAGTGGTGGTGGCCTATATCCTTACGGTTTGTTTATGGGCTGGTTTTCAGAATTCTGTGAGTTGGACCATGAAAAGTTTGGGTTATTCCTTCATCTAGGGTTATATGTGTTGGGATATGGGCTATTAacctgcctctggttgaagttccctCAATTGTTCACATAGTTCAGCTGCTCTGTGGAAAGCTTACTATAAAGACTGCATTTTAAAGTTGTatgacctcttccatagctatCACAAAATTGGCTATTTGGTCCTATTAAATTAGCCTACATTTTATCAAGTCTTTTAGTGAGTTGGTCAAACTAAGCGTTAATCATGCTGAGGGCATCTAATTGTAGGATCCCTGCTGTTCTTCTTGCATCTCCCCTTTCATTTAACCACTcaaaattatggtatgcaaccctttccaGTAATTCCAAAGCTTCAGCCACTGTTTTCTCCATAAGGTCTCCCTCTACTGCTGAATCAACTGAACTCCTTGTAGATGGTAGCAAACCATTGTAGAAATTCTAGACAAGGAgctaatcttctatgccatggtggggACATTCCCTTTAAAGGTCTTTGTATCTCTCCCATGTATTATAGAGTGACTcaccttcctttttcttgaaaatgttcaattttaaccttaattttaTGGTTTTTATAG comes from the Hevea brasiliensis isolate MT/VB/25A 57/8 chromosome 5, ASM3005281v1, whole genome shotgun sequence genome and includes:
- the LOC131180099 gene encoding uncharacterized protein LOC131180099, whose amino-acid sequence is MPSYIKFLKEILSKKKRLKNYETVALTEECSAILQNKLPSKLKDPGSFSMPCLIGNMNIDKALCDLRASVSLMPLCICEKLNVGELRPITISLQLANRSVKYPVGILENIPIKVGKFFIPVDFIILEMEEDVQIPIILGRPFLATAGAIIDIKNGRLTLKMGDE